In the Arachis stenosperma cultivar V10309 chromosome 8, arast.V10309.gnm1.PFL2, whole genome shotgun sequence genome, AAAGCTATAACAAGAGTTCTTGGTTATCTCAAGAAAACCATAAACTTGGGATTACGTTATAGTGAGTATTCCCCAGTTTTAGAAGCATCGGATTACAAATCTTAGTGATAACAAATCCACTTCAGGATGGATTTTCACCATAGGTGGTGGAGCAATAAGTTGGACCTCAAAGAAACAAACATGTATTACACATTCTACTATGGAGGTTGAGTTTGTAGCTTTATCAGCCGCATGTAAAGAAGCAGAATGGTTAAGAAATTTGTTATATGATATAGAGCTATGGCTACAATAGACGACAGCCATTTCAATCTTCTGTGATAGTGAATCAACCATGTCTCGAGCATATAATAAGGTTTATAATGGAAAGTCTACACATATAAGTTTGAGACATGAATTTGCGAGGCAACTAATAGATGATGGTGTAATTACCATCACTTATGTAAGATCTCAAGAAAATTTAGCAGACCCTTTGACTAAAGGTTTGTCAAGGGATAAAATCAAAGAGACTACTGCTAAAATGGGATTAAAATCTATTATTACTAAATGATGGGAACCCAACCTTATTCTAGTAGGCCACTAGTTTTAAGGTTTAATGAGTAATAACAAGTTATTTAGCAATTGGAGCACTAAGGTATCGGATTTAGTGCTATTTACAATAAATTAAGAGGGTGAGTTTAAACACTTAATGAAATGATAATATTATCTATCAAAAGATTCCACTTATATAAATATAAGAGTGGTGCCGCTCTAATCGAGAATTTTAGAAGTTTTATTCTCGTAAATATTCATGAAATCAGGATGAACACAAGGCCATATAAGTGCTTAAAATTGTAAACTCTTGAACTTGGAGGGTATAAGTAATGTGTGTGATTTTTGGTACTAGCATATGGAGTATAGGTTTAATCGATTAGACACCTATTACTTCATTAGAATTTTAGAATTTACActaaaaaaatgtttaattttaGTGACACATTTTTTATGCATATACTTATATgacatttaaattttgtaaatagtGGGAGATCGAACGGTATttacaaatttgattaattaatattattaatattattattaacattattattaatattaataaacaaATACTAACTGTTTACTACCATTTGGTTGAAAGGACACAATTTTTTAAAGATTGTGTATGTTCAAAACATTGTGTCTATTAGTTAAAATGACACCACTCTTTAAGAATTGTGTATGTTCAAAACATTGTATCTATTGAATATAGAAAAGACACAACCATTTGTATACGTAACTAATCATAATTGCATCATAATTGCTACGTgcaatatgtataaataagtcCTTTCCACTATTTTAAATATACAAGTACTAAGTGTACATTTTAAtcaactattaaaaaaatttctttgttcaagaaagttaaaaaaattttattattgctaattaaaaaatttttagatttcaTTGTATCATGAGAGAGCATTGTCATCAACCCTATAACAATTAAGTGTGAGGACAAATATCTCTCTAAATAAAATGATCTAATCGTGCCTTGAAACCACTACACAAATATAAGATTTTGTCATCTTCTCGTACTAATATACCAACACGAAGCATATACATGAGTTCGAATCTTTACGCCCTCGTGAAAGTTGGGTATTACTGGTTGGAGACTAGTGCTTTCTCCTTGACAAGAACTTGAGCTTTCAGTACCTATCATGACAAATTAACCAAAGTTAGCGTTCTTACTATATAGTTCAGGTATATGGAATCGAAAACAGTAGATTTTGTCATCAGCGTATATAGTAGGGTGCTCATTGCTCTTACATACCTTTTTATCCCAATCACATCTCATCGTAATAACGATCAAAATCAACGTTTGACCCACCGTTCCACTCAACATTCCCGTCCACATACCCTGACATGATAACAATTACAGCTAACTAATCATTTAGGTAAAACAAACTTTATAGCAAGTTCTAGCGTGCATCACATTATCCGCAATAAACATAAATTATGAGTTTGTACCCatttttttaacatattaaTATTATGATATGTATACAACATGATACTTCATTtactattgtttattagatataaaTTCTAgatttaattattcaattaatctctataatttttattgaattttaaattagatttttaaaatttaaaaatttgtaattagatttttatgttagataaaaatttataattaaattcttattaattattattttttagaaaaaaatgcAATAATCTTGaatatttgtttttaatatCTCATAATTCATCCTAcattaaacacaaaaatgaaTACTCCggaaaaattgtattttttctcagtaaaaaatataattagaaaagacctaattgaaattttttatctaatataAAGATTTgattacaaaattttaaactaaaaagacctaatttaaaatttaaagaaacTATGAAgacatacaaaataattaagtctaaatcaatttaaattagatCATCTTATTCGTCACATTTGACTAGAGTATCCTATCCCTAATTTCCTATGGTTATGATCAACCAAAATGTTTAACAGTGCAACTagatattctttaaaaattgtCCTTTATTCAATCTTTAGAGGAGAGTTGTCCTTTATTCAATCtttaaagaagagaaaaaataaaaagcaagtaaCTTCCCGAATTTTTTAAACAACTGATATCGTGAAAGTgggtataaaaaattaaaataatatactaTTAAATTTAAAGGCTAACCAAAGGCTGAAATTTAAAGGACAAGTAGCATTTTCGAATGCCTAATAACCACCTAACAAGTTCTTATATTTGGCATATATTTGTGGTAACTTAGGTATAAGCTAGACTTACAATAATACCCGAAGGCAGCAACCAGCCTAGGAGGATCCCAAGAGGCATTCCCATCAAATAGTAACTTGCAATGTTAACGTATGCCACTATTGCTTGATTTCCACATCCCACTGCTACCCCTGAGAAAAGTGAAGACCAAATAGATACCACATATTTATTGGAGACAAATAACATCAGAATTTGCATCATTGACAGAGATTCGACTTTGGTGCTCATTAAAGTCGATATTAGAAAGATACTAACCTGAAAGAACAGGTTGGAGGCAATTAATCAGAATTGTAAAAGCCAACATGATTGACAGCTCATTGACCATTTGGACAATAGCGGAGCTTGAGGTAAAGATCAAAGCAAGATTCTCATTGAAGATCATAATTATCAACCAAAATATAAATCCCACCACCACAGTGTTTAGCAATGAAATAGCTGTTGCAAATTTTGCCCCTTTTGCGTTGCCTGCGCCAAGCTCATTTGCTACACGCACCCTGAGTTAAATAATGTCAATCAATCATgtaaagcagaaaaaaaaattacttggTTTTATAGTTGACAGAGAATtagttttatataattaaacagGTGGGATTTTTGTTAGTTCGGTATCATTAAACAGTTGGACTTTGTTTCTGCAATTATTTGCTTATATCTAATAATGAGGAATTtatgtttgataaaattatGTGGTGAAGATAAGTGTATTTATAGACCTAGTAAATTGTAATACAATCTCAAGTTGATGTTGCACCCTGGATATATAACATCATAGACAAAAGTCTACAAcctaattgatttttgagaaGTTTCATCCATGTAGGTAGATATTTTCTTTGAAAAATTCACGAAAATCTTAACTTGAAAATCTTCAAGAATACTCGTGGACATTTTCTTGGAACTTCTGACTTATAGACAATAAGAGCACCTTAGTTTTCAGCATAGTATATAGACAATAATCTCCAAGAGATCAACGAGTTTCTGTCTCACAAAATCAGTTACAAATTAAAATGTCAAGCATTGACAAACTTTGAAGCATGTTTAGGAAACTGTAACATGATTTGGAAGCAGGGGAAAGAAAACAATTTTCTCTTGAGAAAACTCATCCAAAATCGAATacaaatgataataataagGATCTCATGGTTCATCTAGATAAATTTCAGCAAGAGAACTTATATAACATGAACTAACTGCTACAATAATTTGAGAGGAAACATTCAACAACCAAATAGAGAGCAATAGCAGAATAACACAAACTTTAGAGCATTTTCTCATCCAATAATTAACATTTCAATATACTCATACTTTTCTCCCTACTATCAATCCATTATTTACTATTTAGCATGCTTTGAGAGAGGAAGAAAGGCGGAGTTACAATCAAGTAACATACCCGGATGCAGCTAAAAATCCAAGAGGTATCATGGATTCCCAAGCATAAATAGTATTACTGCCAAGGTCAAAATTccgaaacaaaataaaatataatccaATAAATGAAAAGCTATGGATGCAATTAATACCAAGCTAAACTAGGAATCTCAATCTACCATACCAAACCGAAAGAGCATCGATAGCAACCTCAGAGTTGTCCATATAACCCGACATTATAAGCAACAACCTGTAATAGAAATTCTCTAACCTGCAATATCACACACATTATACTCAAAAATTACAGAGTACTTAATaggatatctttattttttctctaatataaaaaaactatCTTCACTCTTTGTTAAAAGTACGCATttctaaaaattagaaaaccaCACATAATAACAGGGAATTACGTAAAACACTAACAGAAGCATGATGCCAGAAGCAAAAGATAACTTGAAGAATTCCCAGAGTCCAAGAAAAGCTTCAGAAGAGAAACCAGTCCATGTATCTCTACACCCACCAAAGAGAGTGTACGAAAGCATTCCCACAACCGAAACCCACCACGAGAACCCAATAGAAAGCGCAGCACCAACAATCCCAACCTTCATCTTGGACACAAAAGCCAAAGTCACTGCCACGTGGATGGCAAGTGAAACACCTGCCATCCACGCCGCGACACGTGTCTTGAGCTGACACTGCAAGAATCTTTGCAGCGAGAATTGGAAGGGAAAGCTGAGGTGAAGAGGGATCAGCCATATGGCAACCAAACCGGTGCGTTCTGCAACCGCTGAAGGCTGTCCAATGAACTTCAAGATCGGAGATGCGAACACGAAGATCGGAATCATGAAGAgcgaagagaagaagagaacgAGCCACGAGCGTTGCAGGTAGATTCCCAGCATGTGATGCTTTCTGGCACCGTAAGCTTGACCGCAGAGGGTTTCAAGCGCGCTCGCCATGCCCAGCTAAAGAGGAACGAAACCGAAAAGGTTGGTGAAGATGGAAGAAACGTGGAGGAATGCGAGAAGGTTGAAAATGGTTACCAAGAATCCGAAGGTGATGGAGATGAGAACGGTGCAGGAAATGGAGAAGGCAGCGAGGTCGATGTCGGAGAGGTGGCCGGCGAAGGACTGGGTGACGACGGTGATGGAGAACATGGCGAGGCGGGTGAAGATGGAAGGGGCAGCAATTTGCCAAAGGCTGTTTGATTCGGAGCATGTTCGTTGTATGAGAGTGGCTTCGTCGTGTGGTTGGTGTAGCAGGGGACTCTCTGCTTCGTTGATGATGATAGTACCACTGCCACTGTTACTGCCCaccatgtgtttgattaaatgtgTGTGAGCAATGCAGTGCAGATTTAGATATTTCTTATTGATAGTGACCTTTTCTGTAAGTGTTCAACGACCTGGATTTAGATTTCCTATAAGAAATTGAGTTGACCAAAATAAACAGATCTAGATACATGATATCGTCAAGAGAAAAAAATGATGAATAGAATGAAAATTATTTTCTATTGTTAGTGGAGTCAGGACTCAGGAGTGTatcattttgtttttattaattttttaaaatgagttGTCTTCATTTGTTTTTCTTTGgtcattagtttttttttttaattcgtTAGTGGTGGTAAAGACGGTCATGgtaggaagaagaaaaaaatcagttacagttagttagttagttaactTGATCTACTAGAATCAAGTCATAAGCTGTGGTGAGAGTTTGACGAAGACTTTGGATGATAATAGTAAAAAAAGGTTGAAAATTAGAACGATTAGTGGGaatactttaaaaattttaaataattttttaaaaatttaaatatttttatcaactaaaatttattttttataaatataaaattattttcgtttaatttattatgattCTAAATATTCGGAATAGAAATAGTAATTTAAAATGTCACGATTAATTTAATGGAATTTGGATTCTTAAAGTTTGAATTCACTTTAGATAGTAAAGTGTAATCTcttatcatttattttataggtgagaccaaaaataaatataaaagagaaatcATTCAAGGATAGAAGATCACATTTTATCCTTTAAagtacaaaattaaaatttagaggatccaaattcaATTTAATGAGTTTCCTTTAAGACCacacaaaagaaaataatttaaaacaaCACAAATAAACCTTAACTGTTGTGATAAGGATGAAAGATGAAGTGGATGACCATCATTAATATGGGTGTTTGATTTCAATAATGAATAGTTTAACTTCTCAAGGCAAACCAAATTAATGAAGTTGAAAAATGTAAAACTTCCTTACCTATATATAGAGAAGCAACTAGGTATTCTATACAGTAATAAAAATTTCTCTATCTCTTATACGACTACCacatctttctctttctttatatttctttatttatttagttatttcataacacgttatcagcacgaagTTCTAACGAAATTTTAGGAAGACttcaggtaacaaatttttattatgtcgaaACTCTTTCATCTTGAATATAATGCTTTTGATATATCTGGATACTAGATGTTAAAATCCATCTTAATTCAAtagatcttggagataccattaagggtGAAAATAATATATCTCAGAAGGATAAAGCTAAGACCATGATTTTctttcgtcgtcatcttgacgtatgattgaaaaattgaaTATTTCACATTAAAAGTCCTGCAGATCTGTGAAAAGACCTTGAAAAAAGGTACAATCatgtgatacttcctcaagcccgatatgttagagaaaactttctcgACCTTCTAtgtctcgaatgtgctcctgcagtaGCAATCGaaaaaaaggatttaaaaaattattttgagctaatttcttactttcttgttgctgaacgcaacaatgagttgctcttaagaaatcatgaagcgcgTCCAGCTGGCGCCACCCCATTTCCTGAAGCAAATGCGGCAAATTATAACCCCaaaagaggtaaatggcaagattttgataacaagaaaaattatggaaggaaaagaaattatgttcacaagaaaggatctcaccagaagttagataaagaaagaaacaatggGCAAAGTAAATCAATTGAGGATAAATGCTTCcattgtggtggaaagggccattggtcatgtacctgtcgtaccccacggcacctagttgatctttatcaagcatccttgaaaaaggatgacaaaggaaaggaaacaaattttgtttcaaatgatgaaaattccaccactcattatgatgtatctaatttctttaagGATTCTTAATGAAATATTGgctatttgatcaatgatggaatagtttgatatgtgtatgtgtttgttaagtattcatgtgaataattttactgtgcatgtacttctactcattttattattattatcatttgtcTTTAAAGAAAAATGGTAAGGACATATTCTGAAGATATTTgtcttgcggatagtgcaagttcgcactctattcttaaaagtgatatatattttacccatcttgtgccaaaagaagaatatattaatactattattggctcaggcaatgtgatagaaggctccagaagagctataattttgtttcctggaagaacaaaatttataataaataatgcactattatctaccaagtctctgaggaacttgttgagtttcaaagatatttgctgaaatggatatcatattgaaacaataaatgaggaaaatcatgagtatttatgtatcacaactcataatttaaataaaaaggttatattaaaaaagttaccctcactttcatctggatTATATTATACAAAGATTAGtacaattgaatcacatgccactgtaaaccagaagtttactagcccaaatgaattcataacttggcatgatAGATTGGGTCATTCGGGAACAATCATGATGAGGAGAACTATTGAAAAttctcatggacattcactaaagaaccagaagattcttaaatctagtgaattttgttgtacTGCATGTTTTCAagggaagttaattttaaggccatcaccagtaaagattggatttgagtcccctgaattcctagaaatgattcaaggtgatatatgtggacctattcatccaccatgtagatcttttagatattttatggtcttgatagacgcatcttcgagatggtcacatgtgtgcttattatcttcttgcagcctggcgtttgcgagattactggctcaaattatttgattaaaagcacaatttccataaaatccaatcaaagcaattcgtcttgataatgctggtgaatttacttcccaaacttttgatgcttattgtatgactaatggaataagtgttgaacatccagtagcttatgttcacacacaaaatgggttagcagaatcacttattaagcgcctccaattaattgctagacccttacttatgagaacaaatcttccaacctcagtttgggggcatgctattttacatgccgcagcacttattcgtttgaggccaacgagttaccatcagttctctcctataCAATTAGcatttggccagcagccaaatgtctcccatttaagaatatttgggtgtgtaatatatgttcccattgcaccacctaatcgcaccaaaatgggaccccaaagaaaattggggatatatgttggatatgattttccctctatagtgaggtatcttgagatacaaactggagatgtatttaaagcctgatttgcggattgtcattttgatgaatcaaaattttcaacattaaggggagagaataagcttcttgaaaaggaacttaattggaatgcatcatcattgatgcatttagatcctcgatcagggcaatgtgaactagaagttcaaaagattatacatttacaaagaatagcaaatgaattgctcGATGCATTTTTTGATTCAAAGAGGATAactaaatcttatataccagcgaaAAATTCtgcaattcgaattgatgtcccaataggacaagtagccactgaagcaaattcacgccagaagcgtggcaggcttatcggttccaaagacaaaaatcctcgaaaaagaaaagaggtaaatacgatttctgttgaaaaagacatagtaaagacacctgcagttgtacaaaattctgatatagttttaacgccagaagacgttcaggtacctgaaaattgtgaaaatgacgagatctcgataaattatgtctttacaggaaagaaatgggaccgaaataagacaattatcaataaaatattttcatataatgtggcattgaatatcatgcatgaaagtaaggatcttgagccaagatcagtcaaAGAATCtcgacaaaggaatgattggccaaaatggaaagaagccatgaagtatgagttagactcacttgcaaaacgtgaagtctttggacctgtagtccgtacaccagaagatgtaaaatCTGTTGGATACCGgtggtatttgtgagaaaacgaaatgagaaaaatgaagttgtgcgctacaaaacccgacttgtggcacaagatttttcacaaagaccagtatagattatgaagaaatgtattcccctgtagtggatgcgataacgttgcgttatttggtcagtttatctacatatcataaactgcatatgtatttaatggatgtggtaacaacCTATTtgtacggctcattagatcgtgatatctatatgaaagtccctgaaggattaaagatatctaaaccatccaatgaatattcgcaagggttatactcagtcaaattgtaaagatctttatatggtctgaaacaatctggacgaatgtggtataatcgtcttactgagtatctggccaaaaatggattcaagaatgatgatatctgtccatgcattttcataaagaaatctacATCTGGGTTTATTATAATTGCTGTATAtattgatgatttaaatatcattggaactcctgaagagattccaacaattataaaaactctaaaagaagagtttgagatgaaagatcttggaagaactaaattttgtctcggcctgcagatcgagcaaataaaaaatgggatctttattcatcaaaaaaCATACACAGATaagatcttgaaaagattttatatggataagtcacatcccttgagtaccccaatgatcgtaatatctttggatgtggaaaaggatcaattccgtcctaaggaagagaaagaagatatccttggtcctgaagtaccatatcttagtgctaTTGGcgcactaatgtatcttgctaataatacacgacctgatatatcatttgctgtgaatttactatcaagatatagttcctctccaagcagaagacattggagtagAATCAAACAGATCTTTCGATAacttcatggaacggttgatatgagattgttttatccctatggatcaaAGTCACAATTAGTTGGCGTTGCAGATGCTGGATATTtttctgatccacataaagggagatctcaaacaggatacttATTCACATATGGTagtacagctatatcatggaggtccacgaaacaaaCGATTGcagcaacatcctctaatcatgctgaaatactagtgatacatgaagctagtcacaagtgtttttggctgaggagtgtgatccaatatattctgttatcatgtggactgattgatcagaagatagctccaactatcctgtttgaagataatacagcatgtattgctcaacttaaaggcggatatatcaaaggtgatagaacaaagcatatttctcccaaattcttcttcactcatgatcttcaaaatcaagggacaattgatatCCAACAGATCCGCTTAAGTAATAATCTGGTagatttattcacaaagtcactcccaaaatcttcttttgaaagattggtacatcaGATTGGGATGCACTGATTTCGAGATATAAAATAATGtcggcaagagggggagactgtactcttttttccttggtcaaGGTTTTTTCCCATTgagtttttcttgacaaggtttttaatgaggcagtccccatctctaaaggatattgtactcttttttcttcactaaggttttttttttcactgaatttttctttagtaagatTTTAACGAAGCAATAATTctaaatggtcatccaaggAGAAGTGTTCTGATAAGGATGAAAGATGAGGTGGATGACCATTATTAATATGGGCGTTTGATTTCAATACTGAATAATTTAACTTCTCAAGACAAACCAAATTAATAAAGTTAAAAAATGTAAAACTTCCTTGCCTATAAATAAAGAAGCAACTGAGATATTCCATACGGCAATaaaattttctctcttttataCGACTATCACATCCTTatctttttatatttctttattttatatttgttacatcttccttatttatttagttatttcaTAACATTAACAACAAAACAGTAACCAAGGATTATGATAGTTGCGAAATGTATTTTGCTTAGAATATGGCCAGATAAACTTTCActttaaatatatgtataataacaaaaaattaaa is a window encoding:
- the LOC130943680 gene encoding protein DETOXIFICATION 27-like — encoded protein: MVGSNSGSGTIIINEAESPLLHQPHDEATLIQRTCSESNSLWQIAAPSIFTRLAMFSITVVTQSFAGHLSDIDLAAFSISCTVLISITFGFLLGMASALETLCGQAYGARKHHMLGIYLQRSWLVLFFSSLFMIPIFVFASPILKFIGQPSAVAERTGLVAIWLIPLHLSFPFQFSLQRFLQCQLKTRVAAWMAGVSLAIHVAVTLAFVSKMKVGIVGAALSIGFSWWVSVVGMLSYTLFGGCRDTWTGFSSEAFLGLWEFFKLSFASGIMLLLENFYYRLLLIMSGYMDNSEVAIDALSVCNTIYAWESMIPLGFLAASGVRVANELGAGNAKGAKFATAISLLNTVVVGFIFWLIIMIFNENLALIFTSSSAIVQMVNELSIMLAFTILINCLQPVLSGVAVGCGNQAIVAYVNIASYYLMGMPLGILLGWLLPSGIIGMWTGMLSGTVGQTLILIVITMRCDWDKKVLKAQVLVKEKALVSNQ